CTGCTACTGTTACAGTCCTGTTCGCCGGATTCATGGAATAATTATTTTTGTAAGGGGTAATAGTATATGCGCCTTCGGGGATGTTTGAAAATGCATACAAGCCGGTTGAATCGGTTATAGCAATAATATTTTTTTCATTTCCGGTCAATCGAACCGAAACATCTGAAAGTCCTGCGCCGGTTTCAAGTACGTGACCGGAAACAGTATAGTTATTCCCCCCATTCAAAACGTTTGATTTTTTGCTACAAGCGCTGAAAAGAACAACGATCCCAGCAAAGAGAACCATAATATGCAAAGAGAATTTTTTCATAACACACTTCTACTGCTATTCTACAAACAAGTATGGGAAAAGATTTATTCAATACTTCTAATATACAACAATCCCGTGAGAAATTATGTGACTTTTCTCACATTCTCTCCGCTAAAAGTAACATTATTTTTTACTTTTTCCTCAAGATGGATCGGGTGTTCAGGTAAAGAGCAGTTACACCAATGTCACGGGGACTTCCCCTCTCCCGTTTTACGGGAGAGGGGAAATGGGGTGGGGGCTTGCCAGTTTCAATCCGAACCCGGCCGGATAACGATCCGAGATAGTTACCGGGAGCCTGCCTGCTGCGCCGGTCTTTCCGGACAGAACATCCAGAACGGCGCTCATCGAAAAATCGGAGATTGAATATGCAGCAAGGAAAGCTTTCAATTCCGGCAGCTCATTGATCAGAAAGGGACTAAAGAAGGATACGCCCACAGTGTTCCGGTTACGGAGGAGC
The genomic region above belongs to Candidatus Latescibacter sp. and contains:
- a CDS encoding carboxypeptidase-like regulatory domain-containing protein; this translates as MKKFSLHIMVLFAGIVVLFSACSKKSNVLNGGNNYTVSGHVLETGAGLSDVSVRLTGNEKNIIAITDSTGLYAFSNIPEGAYTITPYKNNYSMNPANRTVTVADSNVVVPVFVDVKTFYSVSGRVIESSSGLPGVSIHFTGAGKDTTAVTSSTGSFI